In Comamonas sp. lk, the following proteins share a genomic window:
- a CDS encoding LapA family protein has translation MSFRTISLTVIVALIAVLAAFNWGALSAPSTVSLGFTEVQAPLGVLMLALTALLSVFFIAYVLWMQGSVLMEARRHAKEMQAQRELADKAEASRFTELRSVLEALHAKDKEALMVRLDALEAHLVSRAQESDNSTAAYVGQLEQQVHLLSQSGSR, from the coding sequence ATGAGCTTTCGCACAATTTCCCTGACCGTCATCGTGGCTCTGATCGCCGTGCTGGCCGCTTTCAACTGGGGCGCCTTATCTGCTCCATCCACGGTTTCTCTGGGCTTTACCGAAGTTCAAGCCCCTTTGGGCGTGCTCATGCTGGCCTTGACGGCCTTGCTCAGCGTCTTTTTCATCGCCTATGTGCTGTGGATGCAGGGCTCTGTGCTGATGGAAGCACGTCGCCACGCCAAGGAAATGCAGGCCCAGCGCGAGCTGGCCGACAAGGCCGAGGCTTCGCGCTTCACCGAGCTGCGCTCCGTGCTGGAAGCTCTGCACGCCAAGGACAAGGAGGCGCTGATGGTCAGGCTGGATGCACTGGAAGCCCATCTGGTCAGCCGGGCCCAGGAGTCCGACAACAGCACGGCCGCCTATGTGGGCCAGCTGGAGCAGCAGGTGCACCTGCTGAGCCAGTCGGGTTCGCGTTAA